DNA from Desulfuromonas sp. AOP6:
TCAATAAAGCGTCTGACCCAGCGATGGACATCGTTGCGACGGATATCGGCTCGTAAAACCGACATCCGCCGCTTTCGCTCGTGCTGAGGCATAGTAAAAGCCTGACGAATAGCGTCGGCCGTCCCTTCAATATCGTAAGGATTCACCAAAAGGGCATTTTCTCCCATGGTATCGGCGGCGCCAGCGAACTCGCTCAGAATGAGGACACCGTTGTTGTGGACCGAGCTGGCGCAGTACTCTTTGGCTACCAGGTTCATGCCATCACATAAGGGCGTCACCAAGGCGATTTCCGCGGCCCGGTAGTGAGCCAGAAGCTGAACCCTGTCGAGACTGCGGTAAACGTAGTGAACAGGAATCCAGCCATGTTCGGAATACTGGGCGTTGATCCGGCCCACCAACTGGTCTATCTGCCCCTTCAGATCCCGGTAATCGGGGACCATGGTCCGACTGGGCACCACCACCTGAACAAGAGATATCTTTCGCATGAGGTCTGGATATTTCGCCAGGGCCCTCTCGAAAGCCAGCAACCGTTCAGGAATCCCCTTGGTGTAGTCGAGGCGATCGACCCCCAGCAGCAGTTGCCTCCCTTCAATGTTCTCGTGCAGAAACCAGGCGGCTTCATCGACCTCTTTGGAGGCGGCGGCATCGTTGAATTCATCGAAATCGATGCTGATGGGAAAATGTCCCACCCTGACCTTTCTCTGGCCATGCCTCAAGGTGGTATGATGGCGGTGGCGCCGGATCACTTCTGTATCGGGGAGAAGAGAGTGTGCACAACGAATAAAATTGCGCCGGTCCCGCAGGGTCTGAAATCCCAGCAGATCATACTCCATCAGCCCGCGAATCAGTTCGAGGTTCCAGGGAAGACGGCGAAAGAGATCGAGAGAAGGAAAGGGGATATGATGAAAGTATCCCAAAGCCTGCCGCACTCCATGCTTCCGCAGATAGGCGCCGACCAGGGTCAACTGGTAATCATGTACCCAGAGGAGGTCACCGGCTTTGCAGACCTCGGCAATCGTCCGGGCGAAGCGCTCATTGACCTGGCGATAGGTCTGCCAGTTTTCCAGGCTGAAATTGCAGTTGCCGAGCAGATCATGGAACAGGGGCCAGAGGGTTTCGTTGGAAAACCCCCAGTAATATCGCTCTACCTCTTCTTCCGTCAGGGGCACCGGGTGCAGCCGATACCCCTCCTCGGCCCTGAAACGGGAAAGAAGTTCATTCAGCGGGGCCTCTTCGCCGCAGCCAGGCCAGCCAATCCACAAGCCATCGTTCTGCTTCATGACTGGCGAGAGAGCCGTCACCAACCCACCCGAGCCGGCGGAAATGTCCCAGCGCCCTTCAACACAGGAGACGACGACAGGGAGACGGTTGGAGACCATCAGAAGCCGGTGTGACTGTTGACTCATTGCAATATCTTACCTTCCTGACATCCCTCCTGCACAGGAGGATCAGACCATCTGCCCATACCCGATCCCCTATCAGGCACTTCAACTCCCTTAAAAAAGGGGCTTCCCCTTTTTCCAGCGTGCAGACTGCTGTCAGTCACCGACCTCAATCCGCTCCTGACTTCCGCTGATCAAACCATTAATCAGCGTGAGATATTCACGCAGGTGGCGTGTTATCAGGTAATTTTCTCTGACGAAGCGTTGAGCCCTGGCCCCGATTTCATCCAGAACGTCCCTGCGATGCAGAAGGTAACGGATGCGAAGGGCCGCCCCTTCGGGGGTGTGAACCAAAAATCCGGTGTAATGATTGATCACCTGCAGCCGGATACCCCCCGTATCGCCACCAATAACGGGCTTACCTTTCCACATCCCTTCCGAGACGGTGAGCCCGAACCCCTCCTTGATCGACTTCTGCAGGACAATATCAGCCGCCCTCTGCAGGGCATTGATTGTAGTATGCGCGTCGGACGGCAGCAGCAGGACATGGATATTGGGATCTCCCTCGGCGGCCTGGCGAACCTCCTGCAGAACGGCCTCGCCTTCCGGGTCATCGCTGGCGCCGCCCCCGGCCAGCACCAGCTGCAGGGGAGTCAATTTGCTGGCCAGCTTGTAAGCCTCAATCACCCCCAGGGGATCTTTGAAGCGGTCGTAGCGCGAGACCTGCAGAATCATGGGCAGGTCAGGGTCGAGCTTGAAGGTTTTAAAGACCGCCTTGATCTCCGCGGCTGGCAGGTCACGGTTCTTGGCACTCAGCGGATCGATACTCGGCGCAATGATGTACTGGAGATGAGGGAGTCTCTGGGCAAATTCGGGCAGGGAAAAAACACTGGCATCATAAGGCACAACCCACTGCTTCAGATATTTCCAGACCGGACGGTAGGGATGGCTCGCATCGATATGGCACCGCCAAACCCATTTGCCCTTGCGCTCGGGCAACTTGGCCAAGAGGGGAGCCGGTTGCGGGTCGTGTATAAACACGATGTCCGCATCCACCAGCTTCTTCCGGAGTTCTTCGGCGTTGCGCTCGTTGGTCTCCTCATAGGCCTGCAGCAGCCCCTCGGAGAGACTCTGCGGCACCCCTTGCAGGGCATTGTGAAATCCCTTGGTGCACTGGTAAAATTGCGCGTCACCGCTGACAATCTCCCAACTGGTGTCAATCCCCAGAGCCTGCTTCAGAGGGATGAGCTTGTGCAGGATTTCCGCGACCCCACCCCCTTCACGAGTCGAGTTGACATGCACGACCTTTACCCCCCTCAGGGGCTTGGCAAGCTGCTCCAGTTGGCTGATAACCCCGTCGCCAACGACGGCACGATAATCCTCTATGATATTGTTTTCTGTCTCCATGATTGGCCTCATCATCTTGCCCCCTCCTCAAAGCAGGATTGAAAGATGCCATGGACAATGCTCCGGATTTCCTTCAAGGATGAAAAGAAGGGGTCGACATCACTCAGTCGATGGCACAGTTCCAGGTAAGGCTCGCCAAAGCCCTCCAGCCAGGCGGTAAAATCATTTAGATGCCCTTCCGTGCGGCCCCGGGCATCAATGAAGTGATAATAGATGCTGCCTGTGGAGAGAGTGGGAATGACCTGCAGGATATCTTTCGGAGTGGCGAATCGTTGACCGGTATCGAAAACGACAATCTGTGACCGCTGGAAGTGAAATTGCTGATCGGCCTTGGCCCAGGGCACCATTTCGCTTTCATCGAGGCGCTGCTCCACCACCTCGACGATTTCCCGACGCAAGGCCTCCAAATCTGAAAAATCCGTCGGGATGACCATGCTCAGCCGTTCGGCCAATGGCTTGTCATGCAGGCCATGGTAGGCCCAGGAGGCAAAGTCGTTGTTGTATTCCGGCTCGTCGAACTTGGGGGTCAGCAAGCGACCCCAGAAGTGGTAGATTAAACTGGAGGGGGGAGCCTTCTGCAGGCCGTCCGAGAATTCCCGTAGGTTTTGTGCCTTGATCCCCGTCGCCAGGGTAATCAGAGCGCAGTCCTTTAGGGCAAAAGGAGTGGAAGAGGAATGCATCT
Protein-coding regions in this window:
- a CDS encoding trehalose-6-phosphate synthase; its protein translation is MSQQSHRLLMVSNRLPVVVSCVEGRWDISAGSGGLVTALSPVMKQNDGLWIGWPGCGEEAPLNELLSRFRAEEGYRLHPVPLTEEEVERYYWGFSNETLWPLFHDLLGNCNFSLENWQTYRQVNERFARTIAEVCKAGDLLWVHDYQLTLVGAYLRKHGVRQALGYFHHIPFPSLDLFRRLPWNLELIRGLMEYDLLGFQTLRDRRNFIRCAHSLLPDTEVIRRHRHHTTLRHGQRKVRVGHFPISIDFDEFNDAAASKEVDEAAWFLHENIEGRQLLLGVDRLDYTKGIPERLLAFERALAKYPDLMRKISLVQVVVPSRTMVPDYRDLKGQIDQLVGRINAQYSEHGWIPVHYVYRSLDRVQLLAHYRAAEIALVTPLCDGMNLVAKEYCASSVHNNGVLILSEFAGAADTMGENALLVNPYDIEGTADAIRQAFTMPQHERKRRMSVLRADIRRNDVHRWVRRFIETLQRSR
- a CDS encoding DUF5752 family protein → MAKESKMHSSSTPFALKDCALITLATGIKAQNLREFSDGLQKAPPSSLIYHFWGRLLTPKFDEPEYNNDFASWAYHGLHDKPLAERLSMVIPTDFSDLEALRREIVEVVEQRLDESEMVPWAKADQQFHFQRSQIVVFDTGQRFATPKDILQVIPTLSTGSIYYHFIDARGRTEGHLNDFTAWLEGFGEPYLELCHRLSDVDPFFSSLKEIRSIVHGIFQSCFEEGAR
- a CDS encoding glycosyltransferase, which codes for MMRPIMETENNIIEDYRAVVGDGVISQLEQLAKPLRGVKVVHVNSTREGGGVAEILHKLIPLKQALGIDTSWEIVSGDAQFYQCTKGFHNALQGVPQSLSEGLLQAYEETNERNAEELRKKLVDADIVFIHDPQPAPLLAKLPERKGKWVWRCHIDASHPYRPVWKYLKQWVVPYDASVFSLPEFAQRLPHLQYIIAPSIDPLSAKNRDLPAAEIKAVFKTFKLDPDLPMILQVSRYDRFKDPLGVIEAYKLASKLTPLQLVLAGGGASDDPEGEAVLQEVRQAAEGDPNIHVLLLPSDAHTTINALQRAADIVLQKSIKEGFGLTVSEGMWKGKPVIGGDTGGIRLQVINHYTGFLVHTPEGAALRIRYLLHRRDVLDEIGARAQRFVRENYLITRHLREYLTLINGLISGSQERIEVGD